The genomic window CAAAGGGGGAGGGGGGTGGGCCAAAGCGGGGGGCTGGTGGGGTGGGGGCGGCCGCTGTCGGGGGGGGCCGCCGCAGGGCCAAAAGGGGGCGGGGCTGCCGCTGAGGGTTGGGGGGCGGCCGCTGCCGgtggagggagagaagaggaggaagagggaaGAATtggggaagaaagaagaagggaaagaggAACTTACCAgcaagagaggagaggagctcgTCGGAGATCGGTCCCTACGATGGAGTCACCGTCGGAGAGGGGGAAGAGGTCAGAGTTACCATCGGAGAGGGAAAGAGTGCTAGGTttgttcgatttttttttttttatacaagaAGGGATAAATGCCAAATGAAATGGTGTTTTTGAAAACGCATCTggaatgatgatttttttttttttttttatgatctttGATTCCATGAAGAAGATGATGtggattataaaatatcatttaaaataatattttatattaaaaactatcatttcaaatgatattttataattttatattaattttataaaaaattaaatattatattaattttataaatattttttttaatattatttagataatggaCACTTTTGGAGATCCAGTGGCATCACCATGTGCTGTCAATCATGAAGTATAACTTATCTATTTCCAGTGCACAGCATAACAGTAGCAAGCAGCAAAACCAAACTGCCAGAACTGGTTTATCCATTCGTCAACGGAAACCGGATTGGCGTCTCTGAGAGCACCGGCGAGCGGCGGAAATGGCCGTCTCACTCCCCCCGTCTTCGTCCACTCTCTTCACCACTTCAAAGGTTGGTTTTAGTGTCAATTCTCTCTGCCCCCCTTTCTTTCTCGTTGGGATCTAAACCGGCGGTTCCTTTCTTTTTGGGATCCAAACAGTTTACAAGATGCAGCGTCTCTATTCGTTTGCCCTTAAATTTAGTCTCGACTCTGCGACGATCTGTTCCGAGGGTGTACGCCTCCATCAGCAACGCATCCTCAACTCTCGATGCCGGTAAAAATGCCCTCCTGCctcatcttcttttttctctggattatttttttttctaattccaCTCTCTCGATATCAAGATTTGAGCACCGAGCTGGACGCCGTGTCCGGTTTCAGCGAGATCGTTCCGGACACCGTCATTTTCGATGATTTCGAAAGGCAAGATTCTTTCTTCCATTTCATCAATTATTCCCTCTTCAAGTCTTCTCGACTTGTTATCTAATTCTTTGAATGGGATGTAGGTTTCCACCGACAGCTGCCACTGTTAGTTCTTCCCTCCTCTTGGGTATCTCCGGTCTTCCCGACACCAAGTTCAGGGTGAGGACAGTTCTCGAGCTTTTCTTGAATTACTTACCAATATCTGGATGTTAGTCGGCCAGGAGAACCTCGCTGGCCTCTCTCCTATTAACTTTGTGGAAGAAAAGAAGGGATAGCTTTTTGATTGGTTTGACATGAATGGATTTTTGGGTTGTAGAGTGCTATAGAGACTGCATTGGCGGATGGTGAATGCTATGAGGAGCAGAATCCCAATGATAGACTGTCCTGCTTCTATGATAAGGTCAGTGGCTGCAATTTTAGGTTTCTGATGATTTAGGGAAGACATCTAATTCTATTGGCTTGCAGGCAATGGTGAATGTTGGAGCTGATTTGGTTAAATTAGTCCCTGGTCGGGTGTCAACTGAAGTGGATGCTCGTCTGGCTCACGATACACATGGCATCGTTCGGAAGGTATGGTTACAAACTTTAGATATGCTTCTTTAGCTATCCTCTTATTAATGGACCAATCCAAATTTCAGTATAACTTGATAAGAGTACATTATTGGGTGCTTATTACTTAAATAAGCTAATAATTAGCTTTTCTGTGAGCCAAGGAAAGCTGGATGAAATTGGATTTAAGTTACATCAACCCTACCTAACATTTTTAATTCCTTCTTTTGAGATCATGATTGTACTAGCTTTAATAGGGTTTCACGAGATGACTAACTCAGTTTGTTGTTTTATTGACCGTTATTGGACCATGAAAAACATGACAACTGATATTAACTTTTACAATCCACTTTTGGCAGCTACAAATCCGTATGctgcttttttctttcttcaaaccATTATTTGTCAAGCCCATTAATGCTATACTTCTGTTTGGATCATTTATCTGCCACTTGGGAATGAGATTTTTCACATAAGATTTTAGGTATTCATGATCTCTTATCTCTCACCTACTTTTCAATGGTTGCAGCATTACAGTAAAATCAATTGTATATGATACACTTGATCTTAAAATTGTTTTCCACATATTTTTCTAGCTGCTGTTTGACAGATAATTTATGTGGATATGAGTGTTGGTTTACCATTATTTGTTTGGAAGCTATAGAAAGGTCTCTGAGATAAGTGATGAGGTGGGTGTCAATAAGGTACTCTAGTTGTAGCAAAAAGCAGGTTAGTTTTCTTGGTTGGAGGAAAAGATGAAGGTTGTATGCATATAAATGGATAAAGACATTTAATAGAGACACATGATTCATTGTCATGTCAGATATCATGTTCTGTTTTGTGTTGCTTCCTAAACCACTTCAGCGAAGTGTTTTTCCAAGCTCATTGATAGAAAAACCATCTAAAACGAGAATGCTCTTCACTCTGAAGCATGATTAGTAGTAAAATAATGCAAAAGAGCATACAAGGTAGATTGTTGTGAGACTTCTGTAAATTTATAATCTTTGACTCAGTAAGCTGGAATTTTGACTCAATTGTGTGTTTGCTTACTTTTTTGCTACCCTCAATTAGACTTGCAAGGCAAAACATATAAATAGAACAGCATGGGTTCATTATTAGAAGGGTGGGGTGTTGGGAGGGGGATCAAAGGTATATGGACTAACAGAATCAGTCTTTAGATTATTTCTAATCATCTAAAATGTAATTTGATCATTTCAGTAATGGTTGTGAGTTCAAGATTCAAGAGGAGCATCATTGTTGATTTCACCTTTCAAAATATTATGAAATCGCAGTGCTAGACCTACACCGATGTGTATGCAAAACCCACTCACATGCAATGAGAGCTACACAAAATTCACACCCTTACAATGGGCCTTGCATCTAATTCATGCATGCATCACCTGTTAAGTGGGGGAATGTGTGGCTCATGTTGGCTCATTTAGTTTAAGCCATTTCCATATAATGATCATGACAGGGAACAATACTGGGGTTTAATGGTCGAAATTGTTTTCAAACATCTTAAACAACCTGACAAAATTGTTTTATTTCCTGAACATTGAAGTAGCACTTTCTGGATGGGAGATTGATCTTCTGCAATGGATATGTAGTAATCTTTTTATAATAATGTTTTATTTTGGGTGGTAAGATAGTCAATATCCCATGGACCCTGATAAGCAGCTTCTAGTCAATAGAATTGTTAGcttttttattctcttttcttGGGTTCATTCCACTCACTAAGCAGCCCATACAATGGATACATTTTGCATATTGGCCATGTGAGGACTAAACCAATTTTAAACTATATTCTAACCATGTTATATTACAAGGGGTTGTGCCTGAGTTGCGTTGCACCATGTGCAGTCATGTTAACCCCCGCTATCTGGACTGCTGACTTGGCAGATTGCACTCCCATCACCTGCATTTTGAATCATGCACACTGCACTATGATTCAAAAATGGAACCTCCCACTGTAATCATTAGGCTATTGCCCTGCAGCGAAAAATTCATTAACGGGTTTAGGAAGATTTCATTTATACTTCGTTGTCTGACAACGATGAGACCTGCAATTGTTGTCACTATGAGTATTGAAAGTCTATTTATGTATGGACATGTAATGTCTGGTTTCTGAAGCTCTAATTCAATTATTGGGGCATCTGAAAATGTGTTCTAGGAAGAGGGATCTTTGTTAAGGTGTTATGTAATGAAGACTTGGGTGATTCTTCAATGGATAGAAGTCCAATGGCAGGCTGTTTTCTATTTTAGGGTTGACTACTCCTGCAAGAGCAAAAAACAGAGTGTTGTTGCTTATTCAGATGTAATGGCTGAATAGTAAACCATGGGACATGCTGCACGCAGACTGTGAGTTATCTTTAAAGATTGGTTGTTTGGGATGAAAATTTGGATCGGATGTTGATGAAAATTTGGATCGGATGTTGTTACTTCAGTAATAATCAGGATTTCACTTCATTGGATGACTATTCTGACACTATTTGAGAAAACCAAGAATTATGAGCTTGATTATCTCTTATCGTGGTAACATATTTGAAAACAAAGAAGTTTGCATCCATGTATTAATATTTGGATTTAGTTTTCAATATGTTTAGCTGAGAACTTTGACCAGGCAAGTTATACACCTTGGCAAGCTGAGATGGTTGGTCTTTTGGGGGAATTGGTTGAAATATTGGTAGCAATTTTTGTATCAGTGGGTTTATAATATCTGTACTCTATGTAATTTGGGCAGAGTTAAACTTGAGGTTTTCCTCCCCTGGCCAAATACATGACTTATTTTCCCTTTAGCGATTGATTAGTTTGTCTCTTAAGCAGCTAAGTGATTACCTTAGCTCTGTAATAAAAGAAAAAGGGACATGTAGAGTGCGGACCAAACTGTGTCTTTCatctctttctcctctttcttttgtcttctcaTTTGTTTCTATTATTTAAtatgttcttttttcctttttcttttttttttttattttgtagctTATCCTCTGGAGGACATTGTTTAGATATTTTGGTTTGTTATTCACCTCTTTAAGGGTGTATTGGATTTGATTGCAAAAGCCAATACAGGAATATTAAGAGTATGAGACTTGGATTACAGTGGATAATAGCTAGTCACAGTACTCAATTAGTCATGGGTGAAGACCATAATGCATGGCAGCGGCCGAGGGTGCTGGAGACTGCTGGGTTATTGAGAAGTTGAACTGGTTCCCCCATATTGCTTTCTGAGGAATAAACTTGTTTTAGAGAAAGTTTATAGGCTATTCTTTTTTTGAGGGCCGACCATGCAGCCACAGTTTCGATAAAGTGACTGGCAGTTCTCTTGCATTCCGTGTCATGCAAAAGTGAAAGTTTGGGCTTTTGAGAAAAGAATAGCATGTTTAAATAAAGAAGTGTCCATCATCTTCTTAAAAAAGACTTCACTTTTTATCTCTGATATGTCCTGCATGATGCAAATGACATAGTTTCAGGTTAGAAATATTAAAGATTCCTGGGCCTAGAAGGAGAGAAAATTGGGTTGTTTGGCCAGACTCATTTCTTTCATGTGAACCCAACACTTTGGCCTTCCTGAATGCATTTATCTTCTTTATTCTGTGGGCTTCTGTAAGATACCagccatataatttttttagatatagttaaatataaaatattactgTAAGAGTCCTCAAGAGTAAGtccaatcagaaaataaaatgttGTGGACCCTCTCTAGACTCTGTATTCCATCATATGCAATACTTCTCATCATTTTAAATATGTATAAGAAAATAGAGAATTTGGTACTTTGACTAGTGCAGAGCCCACATAGAATAAcgatttgatctaaaatctttGGCAATAAGTTCTGACTTTCAATGGTTGCAGTGACTCCATTAATTGGCTTTCAGATGTTTTAGCTGTTTACTCCTTTTTTCTTGATTTCACTCCATGTCTCACTGCGAAACCAATCTAAACATAGGTTCTTGAAAGAATGAAAGCTATacctaaataaaaaaattcatggtGTGATACCCTAATTTGCAATAATTTTCCCACCTGAATAAAAAATTCATGGCATGATATCCTAATTTACAATAATTTCCTTAAACAATATATAGTTAAACTCAAGTCTTCCTCTACTCTGAAAACTTTCAAAAAAATTGACCTTTTGCCCTAGTTTTATTATGagaatttgaaaggctaagttcaGAATAATGTTAGGGTCCTTACTTATACCTTTTGAGTATTTTTATTGTATCTCTTTTACAGATAAAACGTATCCTTCTGTTACATTTTGGTCCAAACAAAACAAGCAAAAGACAGTGCACTTGCAAGTTTGGCTATAATCTTGTCTCTTTGCTTGctaaccaaattttttataaaaaaatactaaaataatcaaCTCAAGGGAAATTTTATGAATTTCTGCTCATTAATATTCTTTAACCAAGCATATTCATGTTTTgtcatgttaaaaaaaatttcaggtGCATGATCTTTTGAAGTTATACTATGAAATAGAGGTCCCTTCAGAGCGTCTACTCTTTAAGATTCCTTCAACATGGCAGGTGAGAGATGCCTGTCATTCATTCCCTAATTCCCTTAGCTTGAAAGGCTAAAGATACAGGACATGGTATAATGTTTGATCTTTGTTTTTTCCATCTATAACCTAAATTTTCATTTTCCACTCAGGGGATAGAAGCTTCACGGGTTCTGGAATCTGAAGGAATACAAACACACTTGACATTTGTTTACAGGTATTTGTATGCATTTTTAACATATAGTCTTCCCTGTATCAGAAAAAGTAGTTTAAACTATTGTAAGATGAAATTTTCTTAGTTTTCAAGTGTATATTCCAAACATGATTCACCAACAAGTGGAAACATTCATACACTATTACCTACTTTTGATGACATCTGTATTGATTCTTGATTTGCAACTTCACCTGATCTCCACTGCGCTATAGTAGAAGTAAATGGAGGGGTTGCTTACATCAACACTGCCTTTCTAGTAACATCCATGAAATAAGGTGCAGAGGTTTGTATGTTTAAACACTTGAAATAGATCTTACGTGCCTCTGAGGAGAATTAAGGTAAAAGTTGCCAGGATTACTGAGGCTTGGTGGCAGAAAAGTGCAGAAGGAACCAGGGAAAGAGGTCCATCTATTGCTTTTTGCAGAAAACATGTCCAACTTAGCCACAAACTTTTTCCAGCTTGAGATTGTGTAGAACAAATCTGTTCAATGCCAGGCTACGCCCATGTATGCCACCAAGGAAGATAATAATTACATTCAGATGGCTTATGCTTCTGAGTCTTGGTAGTCATATCTGACTCTTCACTTCTACTTGTCTATGGTTTGAATCACAAAATGCAATGTCCCAATTTGCCGTCTAATCCTAGCCATAGTTGACATCATCCATTACTGCCTGTGAACCTTAAACTACTTGAGAATGCCCTCAGACACTTTCCTTGCTCCGCTCCTTCATGAAAAAGATTACATACACCAAGTAACTAAGCATTTTTAGGGGAAAAAGTTAATATAGTGAGTGCTAGTAATCATCTAATTATTGCTGTTGATTACAGAAGTGCCTTTTTTgacaaattataattttatttactaaGCGTCCTAAAAATTTCTCGCTTTAGAAGACCTTTCCTGCCTATACCTAATATGCAGTTCTTAGTGAGTTTATCACTTGCCTTATTGCTTTTCAATTGAGACCTCTTGACATTCCAAGCCTATTGAAACGAGGTTAATGAGAATGAACAGGCCTACCATGGCGAGCAGTTCCTCTGGTGTTTAGTGCAGGAAGTGATATTCCATTGTCTCCCAGTCTCACCCCCCCTTTTTGTTCTCACAATTATTATGGAAAAGAACATCCCATTTTGCTGGTCCAAAAATATGGAAATTTGTTATAAAGTTTTTTGTCTCCTGTTAGAGGTCTAACATGTTTTTCTCTTTCTAACCTGCCTCCGACACTTAGTAATAATCACTTCATGTTTCCATGCCTGACTTCTATTTTGCAATTTAGGTATTGCCAAGCAAAGGGAATCTGTTACAACCTAAGATAGCAATAAGCTCAGAAATCTGCACGCTTTATCCAATTTTCAATGACTTTACTGCTGTAGATTCTGCAAATATCTTTGCAATATTGTGTATATGACATTATTATCAGGACTTTCTCATGGTTCAGCTGATTTGGGCTTGTATCTTTTCGCATATATTAGATGTCCTTACCTTAATACTGCCTTGCCAGTCTGCCTTGTGCCTTGGGTCTTTGTTGATCTCTCAGGGTTTTGTAAGAACCATGTGGGAATCTTTTGGTCCTCTAAATGTTGAATTTGAGAATGCTAGACTGTGTCTTTTTCCCAAAGCATCTTTTCTACCATTTTAACTTTTCTTATTAGATGAATTGCTTTTCTTGGTGATTGATAGTTGGCACCTATTCTTTTACCATATAGATGTCATAAACAGGCATTTGCTGTATTTCATGCCTATGCATGTTGCTAATCCATCTTTTTATCACATCTTGCATTTTATCTACAGACTTGTCGAACCTGTTACTTTCTAGGGTGCAATTGAGAGTACGTTCTTATTACTATTGCCAAGAATGATGTCATATTCATATTCCTACATATGTTATAGTTATACTATTTCAGCCATAGTTAGGGCACCCTTGatgcactaaaataaaatcatagatgatGACAATCATATAACTTGCACTGCCTTCTACTCTCTCTTATGCTTCTTGAGCATTTGTGGCAGATAGCAAGTGATGTAATTTCCAGGCACAACTTAATATTTCACAGTTTGTACATTATGGTGAACTATTTAGTAATTGACTGCTTCAGTCATCCTGGTAAGGTGATTGGGTTTTACATTACATAACTCTAACTGAGCTTGGAAATTTTGGCAATCATGTTCCCTTGATGTATCTGTTTTCTGAAATAGTTGATACATTTCTTGATGTCCTTGTTCTAATGATGGTTTTAATATCCTTGTGCAGCTTTGCTCAAGCAGCAGCTGCAGCTCAAGCAGGCACATCTGTCATCCAAATATTTGTCGGTCGCATTAGGGTAATTCTTTGTATTAATGAGTGCATATTTTAGATTGTGATAGACTATAGTTGTGATGAGATTTATTGCAGGATTGGTCTCGCAATCATTCTGGTGATCCTGAGATAGAAGCTGCTTGCAAGAAAGGAGAAGATCCTGGATTGGCTTTGGTCAGTTcaatctttccttttttttttctaagttcATTTTATCTCAAAGATGCATTTCTGAATTCTTTGTATAATACTTATTTTGCTTAACAACTTCAAATAGTAAGGCCCATTTCAGTATGCCCCTTTTGAGCTTTTTCTTCACATTTAACTCATCATGCTTAGTGGATATACTGGTACTGCTAATTGGCTTTCTAACTTTGAAATGAAAACTTCATGTAAAATGTATATCAATTATGATACAGATACAATTTGTGAAGAAGAGGTCATCTACTCGGTAAAAGATTTATGATTGATGATTGTGCGTGTTCTTCTGTGCATTTCCAAGTACTTGTTCACCAGGATAACCTTTCTTAATGTTCTTCTGTGCTCCGGCTCCACCACCAGCGACCCTTACATTCATGTATGTTCTTCCTGTGGGGATCGCATTAAGGCTGGTGCATCTTATAGTGCATAATAATTAGCTTACTCTGGGGTTACACTGCTTAATCTCATCTGATTAAAAGTTATCCAGAGTGCTGACAAGGATAGGGGTGTTCAAAACAACTCTTCAAAGGTGATAAATTATGcttatgtaccaaaaaaaaaaaaaaaggtgatgaaTTATGCTTGCTGTTTTGTATGATGAGATAGATGGGATGACTTCTAAAATGATGGTACGATCTATCTAAATTTTATAGAGGAAGCGCTCAAATAGGCTACGGACCATCACGAATTAATTTGCTTCAAAAATTTGTTCTACTAATAACTCCATGAGTAGGGCAGTGAGTTTATTCAGcttaaattagatttttgaatATGTAACCATGGAAAAGGCCAAAAAGACAAAATGTTTGGCCAAATCCTATTTAGATTTTTGATCGTCTATTTATGCATGTGTAGGTAACAAAAGCATACAATTACATTCACAAGTATGGGCATAGAACAAAATTGATGGCAGCAGCAATCCGCAACAAACAGGATATATTCAGCCTTCTTGGGTAAGTTCAGTTCTCATATTTATTGTTTGTATGTTGCAAATGTTGTTGTTAGAGTGCATTACGAACTCACTCAGTTCTTTGTTGTTAGGGTTGATTACATaattgcacctctgaagatattGCAATCTCTCAAAGAATCTCTCACCTATCCCGATGAGAAGTACTCATTTGTTAGGAGGATGTCTCCTAGTTCTGCCACCACACACAGTTTTAGCGAAGAAGAGGTAAAattgtttgttttctttttcaattttggAAATATTCCTAGCAGCAAGTCTTTTATTTTCGAAAGATTCCTAACAAGGGACCACCTTGATATGTATCCCACATTGATAAAGACCCCATTCAAGGAGGGAGCTTTATCGATTTATGACCAATGTTTGTAATACACAACCATTACTCCAGCAAATTAGCAGGATCATGCTGCAAAGTTTTCTGGTTCTGAACATCTAACCCTTTTGGACATACTCATCTCTTTTCCTTGTTCACATTCTGTACAAATGGAAGCTACAAAAAAGTTGGATTCCAGTTTACCAACATGCCATGAGTCATTATTTGCCTAGTCACACACATTATTTGCCTAATCGCGCACACATATTTGCCTAATCAAATTATGTTCCAGGCAGACCATGCCACGAGCCATTACTTGCCtgatcgctctctctctctcacacacaggaAACGGGTTCTCAAGATCTAGTCATTTTAGACATTTCTCTTTTCTTGGTTCTGCCATGCTGTCCGTGTACTGTCAGAGTGCATATTTTGCACAAATAAAATCTATGAACAAACTATGTTCTGGCAGACCAACATCCCACGAGTCACTATTTGCCGATCACACACATTCAAAGCACGTCCAAGGCTGGGCAATTGATATCATCTCTTTGGTCTGACTACAGTGTGGGGTCTGTGTTTTCATTGGATGCGAATGTGTAATTGGTTGAACCTAGAATTGTATCACCGTTTAGTCTCATTAAGGCATAAATCACACTGCTGTTCTTAGTTTTGGTACAGCTTCACACGCGTGCATGCCCATGTGCACATTTATATCAAAGGCACATCCAAGATAAGGCTAACCAATTAAGATTGATTCATTGGTTCTCTAGTGTGGGGCCTGTCCTTTCATTGAATGCCCATGTATGATTCATAGCACCTAGACTTTAATTACCATTTGCTCTCATTAAGGTACAAAGTCACGTTGCTTTCTCTTTTCTGGTACAGCTTGTGAATTGGGACCAAGAGAGCTTTTCAGCAGCCGTGGGACCTGGGGCTAAAGAGCTTTTGGCTTCTGGACTGGAAGGGTATGTGAACCAAGCACAGCGCCTGGAGGAGCTTCTTGGGAAGATATGGCCGCCCCCTAATGTGTAGTTTCTGTTTTATGGGAGCTCTGAGATATCAGTGGAAATAATAAAGTGACTTTGCCTGTTAAGATGGAACTCTTCTTGGCGCTGCTCAGCATCCTAGTTCCATTCTTCTGCTCACCGTGTTACCAGAGAACAATTACTTTGATGCAATTTACACCGGGCTGTTGTGCTACAATGTTTTATTTTACGAGGAACTCATCCTTGGCGTTGGGGCATTTTTGACCCATGCAGTATAGAAAGATTATCTCGGGTGAAAGAGTGATTTCTGTTTGATTGAAATCAGACTTTAGATCCAGGCACGAgagacatgaatttttttttttaaaaaaaaaacattttattTGCTGTTATCCAAGCCCTCTTGTTTGTTCTTGATTCAGCATAGAATTTCGAGTGGGCCACGGTGTCACCCCTCGGATTGAATGAATGCACATAATTGCTGCTTTTTTGTGGCGTGTGATTAATGAGAACTCTTGATTCAGACTTGATGTGACTGCTACTGATTATTTTAGTACGCAAGCCAACTCAGCAACTAAGATAAGCGATGCTTCTTCATGCGTACCAATATGGAAAAATTGCTTAAATCTAGAAATTTCATTTGATTGAAAGAAAGGAAGATGGACAGGTGTCAACTCAGATGAGGTATTCTAGTCATGATAGGGGCAGCTGTGCTCGGTTGAGCCATGTTGCTTGTCTAGATTTTAGCTAATGAGACTAAAAGGAAATGATTCCATTTAGTTGCGTCATGTGTGAGCTCATCAGAATTTCCAACTGTAATACTGTGACAGCAAACTCCATGGCTCATGTTTTCAGTTATGCTAACATGTGGGGAACGGCAGCATGATGCTTGGTAGCTGGCTTGTCCGTTTCACTAAATTAAATTACtaactgttgcggtcaatccccttaTTATCTGATCATCGAAAATGAACATCTgcaaaaaagaaagtccacactgaccggaggcggctccggtggggaccctccgacggtcaaatcagagaggtgactgggcaacagtgaaatgaagacagagagctcaatcaagagagagagggagagagatgcgAGCTTGTGTTTTtgaagtcgagaagtggggggagcggatcccttgcactgttgccttccccgatttatatagcggagcacggtatggcgccgtcattaatggcgcagacaagtgaggaattgtcaactcactgtagactgtcagagtcgccgtgaaagtatcatgtcaccgtggggctgtcaaatcgctagggttgacaatgccctcggcgggacaatgtccctagatggccgtgccgcatgcggctgtcaggactgacaagctctggcggctgtacggcgatcggaggagtcgaccgaccctaggtcggtggccagttgagtggcgtcggggccctccgttggtcggcgagtgagtcggccaatatcgccctcaggggctggtcggtgagcaccactatggcatgagcctggaagtatggacagaGTCATTGTGCGGAGATGGTCAGGGTGaagatcatcttttccgtctctgaatatctggcttcggcgccgtgaagcaccttgctgatgtagtagataggctgatgggttcggttctcgttttctcggacaaggac from Elaeis guineensis isolate ETL-2024a chromosome 4, EG11, whole genome shotgun sequence includes these protein-coding regions:
- the LOC105043596 gene encoding uncharacterized protein, with amino-acid sequence MAVSLPPSSSTLFTTSKFTRCSVSIRLPLNLVSTLRRSVPRVYASISNASSTLDADLSTELDAVSGFSEIVPDTVIFDDFERFPPTAATVSSSLLLGISGLPDTKFRSAIETALADGECYEEQNPNDRLSCFYDKAMVNVGADLVKLVPGRVSTEVDARLAHDTHGIVRKVHDLLKLYYEIEVPSERLLFKIPSTWQGIEASRVLESEGIQTHLTFVYSFAQAAAAAQAGTSVIQIFVGRIRDWSRNHSGDPEIEAACKKGEDPGLALVTKAYNYIHKYGHRTKLMAAAIRNKQDIFSLLGVDYIIAPLKILQSLKESLTYPDEKYSFVRRMSPSSATTHSFSEEELVNWDQESFSAAVGPGAKELLASGLEGYVNQAQRLEELLGKIWPPPNV